The DNA sequence GAGTCGAGCGCCGTTGTGGGTTCGTCGGCAATGATCAGGCGAGGCGAGGTAATCAACGCCGTAGCGATACCGACACGTTGCTGCTGCCCGCCAGAAAGTTCGCTCGGATATTTTTTCGCCGTGGCTTCGTCAAGCCCGACCTTTTCGAGCATCGCGACAACGCGCGTCTGACGGTCAGTTTTATTCAGGTTATAGTGAAGTTTCAGTGGCAGTTCGACCTGTTTGCCAACGGTCAGAACCGGATTTAATGATGACGCCGGGTTCTGGAACACCGTGCCCACATAACGCCCTCGCAGACTTGCGAGGACGGTTTCGTCCGCTCCGATAACCTGGGTATCACCAAGCAATACGGAGCCAGACACCTGCGCATTCGTCGGCAATAGACCAAGCAAGGCCTTGGAAATCATGGATTTTCCCGAACCGGATGAGCCGATGAGACCAACCCGTTCTCCATCGTCGATACGTAAATCGACACCATGCACAATCGGCTTTCCGCCTACGGAAACACCAAGTTGTTTGACATCAACGCTCATGACCATCTCCACCCCTTGAGGACCTTAAGAAAAACAAATACTGCCATTAAGGTCCAAAAAATATACGGCCAGATTCCTGCCTTGTAAAACAATCCTGTTATACAACGAGCATGAATATTGCCACCTCTTGATCTAAATGACGTAGCCAGGATTTCGCCGTATAAACCAGCCAAGGCATATCCGGCTGAGCGATCTTTGC is a window from the Bifidobacterium sp. ESL0745 genome containing:
- a CDS encoding ABC transporter ATP-binding protein, whose product is MSVDVKQLGVSVGGKPIVHGVDLRIDDGERVGLIGSSGSGKSMISKALLGLLPTNAQVSGSVLLGDTQVIGADETVLASLRGRYVGTVFQNPASSLNPVLTVGKQVELPLKLHYNLNKTDRQTRVVAMLEKVGLDEATAKKYPSELSGGQQQRVGIATALITSPRLIIADEPTTALDSITQRQIVDLLVSLVDKSGASMLFITHDFSVLARATTRCYVLDDGRIIESGNTADLLDNPQNEQTEKLVGAARELTLAGEGSR